A DNA window from Stenotrophomonas indicatrix contains the following coding sequences:
- a CDS encoding BatA domain-containing protein has translation MSLLFPLGLAALAAWLLPLLIHLARRHPYTPLDFAALRWLRAQVRPRQRIRFDDWPLLLVRLLLLAALALLLARPALTGPAPVPAAWTVVAPGLDATALRGSTDARNWHWLAPGFPTIDQPAPADTAALPSLLRELDAQLPAGTALTVHVPDPLPGLDGARLQLSREVQWQPHALAITAPPHASPAPRLRTRSDAPAAALQWLGALQRAWSTQPLAAPLADDALPARGEIGVWTATDALPGTWQRWLQQGGTVLTAAKPPAGAPVLLRDADNAPLLWQQRIGQGRLLHLPGEWNVARNSALRDDGLPRDLLQALQPPSTPRLGDAQDQAPRQAPLPAATSPVREPTAWLLLVIVLLFALERWMASSARRRAAP, from the coding sequence ATGAGCCTGCTGTTCCCGCTGGGCCTGGCGGCGCTGGCCGCATGGCTGCTGCCACTGCTGATCCACCTCGCCCGCCGTCATCCCTACACGCCGCTGGATTTCGCTGCGCTGCGCTGGCTGCGCGCCCAGGTGCGACCGCGCCAGCGCATCCGCTTCGATGATTGGCCGCTGTTGCTGGTGCGCCTGCTGTTGCTGGCCGCACTGGCCCTGCTGCTGGCGCGCCCGGCGCTGACCGGTCCTGCGCCCGTGCCGGCAGCGTGGACGGTGGTGGCACCGGGCCTGGACGCGACCGCGCTGCGCGGCAGCACCGATGCGCGCAACTGGCATTGGCTGGCGCCGGGCTTTCCCACCATCGACCAGCCCGCGCCGGCAGACACTGCTGCCCTGCCCAGCCTGCTGCGCGAGCTGGACGCGCAGTTGCCGGCCGGCACCGCGCTGACCGTACACGTACCCGACCCCTTGCCCGGCCTTGACGGTGCCCGCCTGCAGCTGTCGCGCGAGGTGCAGTGGCAGCCGCACGCGCTGGCCATCACCGCGCCGCCACACGCTTCCCCGGCACCACGCCTGCGTACGCGCAGCGATGCACCGGCCGCTGCGCTGCAATGGCTGGGCGCGTTGCAGCGCGCGTGGAGCACGCAACCATTGGCGGCCCCCCTGGCCGACGACGCCTTGCCTGCCCGCGGCGAGATCGGCGTATGGACCGCCACCGATGCGCTGCCTGGCACCTGGCAGCGCTGGCTGCAGCAGGGCGGCACGGTGCTGACCGCTGCGAAACCGCCAGCGGGTGCACCCGTACTGCTGCGCGATGCAGACAATGCACCGCTGCTGTGGCAGCAGCGCATCGGCCAGGGCCGCCTGCTGCATCTGCCCGGCGAATGGAACGTGGCCCGCAACAGTGCACTGCGCGATGACGGCCTGCCGCGCGACCTGCTGCAGGCCCTGCAACCGCCATCAACGCCGCGGCTGGGAGATGCGCAGGACCAGGCACCACGCCAGGCGCCCCTGCCTGCCGCAACGTCGCCCGTGCGCGAACCCACCGCCTGGCTGCTGCTGGTGATCGTGCTGCTGTTCGCGCTTGAGCGCTGGATGGCGAGCAGCGCGCGACGCAGGGCTGCACCATGA
- a CDS encoding DUF58 domain-containing protein, whose product MTAGTPLLLPPDLRARLRALRLRPRLASGASGIGQHASRSRGAGLEFAQYRAYEPGDELRQIDWKLYARSDRFFVRESERESPITVWLLLDATASAGQSDRTAPGRSRLDHMRQLAACVVELALQQGDRFGLLAINGEGLQLVPAAHGARQRDRVHLQLHALQARGAWPAAERLRPLWERVRPGDLLLAIGDGFDDAGIVLLEQLASARREVMLLQVLTADERDFPFDAGHRFRDPETGDELLGDGAAIRADYLQRFTQARAALQSRLQASGIACATGWLDQPLDQPLQALFGRRGGA is encoded by the coding sequence GTGACCGCAGGCACGCCGCTGCTGCTGCCACCCGACCTGCGTGCGCGCCTGCGTGCGCTGCGCCTGCGGCCACGCCTGGCCAGCGGTGCGAGTGGCATCGGCCAGCATGCCAGCCGCAGCCGCGGCGCCGGCCTGGAATTCGCCCAGTACCGCGCCTACGAGCCCGGTGACGAACTGCGCCAGATCGACTGGAAGCTGTATGCGCGCTCGGACCGCTTCTTCGTGCGCGAATCCGAGCGCGAAAGCCCGATCACTGTCTGGCTGCTGCTCGATGCCACGGCCTCGGCGGGCCAGTCCGACCGTACAGCGCCAGGACGCAGCCGCCTGGATCACATGCGGCAGCTGGCTGCCTGCGTGGTCGAGCTGGCGCTGCAGCAGGGTGATCGCTTCGGCCTGCTGGCGATCAACGGCGAAGGCCTGCAGCTGGTGCCGGCCGCGCATGGCGCGCGCCAGCGCGACCGCGTGCATCTGCAGCTGCATGCCCTGCAGGCGCGCGGCGCATGGCCGGCCGCAGAGCGGCTGCGACCGCTGTGGGAGCGCGTGCGCCCCGGCGATCTGCTGCTGGCCATCGGCGATGGCTTCGACGACGCGGGCATCGTGCTGCTGGAGCAGTTGGCCAGCGCCCGCCGCGAGGTGATGCTGCTGCAGGTGCTGACGGCCGACGAGCGCGATTTCCCCTTCGACGCAGGCCATCGTTTCCGCGATCCGGAAACGGGCGATGAACTTCTCGGCGATGGCGCTGCGATCCGCGCCGACTACCTGCAGCGCTTCACCCAGGCGCGCGCCGCGCTGCAGTCGCGCCTTCAGGCCAGTGGCATCGCCTGCGCGACCGGTTGGCTGGATCAGCCGCTGGACCAGCCGCTGCAGGCGCTGTTCGGCCGCAGGGGCGGCGCATGA
- a CDS encoding AAA family ATPase, whose amino-acid sequence MTSPDLDSLLPRLHALRSALAHAVVGQHTVVEQLLIGLLAGGHCLLEGAPGLGKTLLVRSLGQALELQFRRVQFTPDLMPSDILGTELLEEDHGTGHRHFRFQQGPIFTNLLLADELNRTPPKTQAALLEAMQERTVSYAGTTYTLPAPFFVLATQNPIEQAGTYPLPEAQLDRFLLHVLVDYPSEEEERQILEQTTGGAAESVPKVMDAEAVIALQAAVRQVHVSPDVLAWITRLVRASRPGDGAPAAINQWVKWGAGPRAGQSLVLAAKARALLQGRFAATREDVQALAAPVMRHRLLLSFAAEAEQKRADDVVAALLQAVPFPG is encoded by the coding sequence ATGACCTCCCCCGACCTCGATTCCCTGCTGCCGCGCCTGCATGCGCTGCGCAGCGCCCTGGCCCACGCCGTGGTCGGCCAGCACACCGTGGTCGAGCAGCTGCTGATCGGCCTGCTGGCCGGTGGCCACTGCCTGCTGGAAGGCGCGCCGGGGCTGGGCAAGACCCTGCTGGTGCGCTCGCTGGGGCAGGCACTGGAACTGCAGTTCCGGCGCGTGCAGTTCACCCCCGACCTGATGCCCAGCGACATCCTGGGCACCGAACTGCTGGAAGAAGACCATGGCACCGGTCATCGCCATTTCCGCTTCCAGCAGGGCCCGATCTTCACCAACCTGCTGCTGGCCGACGAGCTCAACCGCACCCCGCCCAAGACCCAGGCGGCGCTGCTGGAAGCGATGCAGGAGCGTACGGTCAGCTACGCCGGCACGACCTACACATTGCCGGCGCCGTTCTTCGTGCTGGCCACGCAGAATCCGATCGAACAGGCCGGTACCTACCCCTTGCCCGAAGCACAGCTGGACCGCTTCCTGCTGCATGTGCTGGTCGATTACCCCAGCGAGGAAGAAGAGCGGCAGATCCTCGAACAGACCACCGGCGGTGCCGCGGAAAGCGTGCCGAAGGTGATGGATGCCGAAGCGGTGATCGCGCTGCAGGCGGCGGTGCGCCAGGTGCATGTCAGTCCCGACGTGCTGGCCTGGATCACCCGCCTGGTCCGCGCCAGCCGCCCCGGCGATGGCGCACCAGCGGCGATCAACCAGTGGGTGAAATGGGGCGCGGGTCCGCGTGCCGGGCAGTCGCTGGTACTGGCCGCCAAGGCGCGCGCACTGCTGCAGGGACGCTTCGCCGCCACGCGCGAGGATGTGCAGGCGCTGGCGGCACCGGTGATGCGCCATCGCCTGCTGCTGTCCTTTGCCGCCGAAGCCGAGCAGAAGCGGGCCGACGATGTGGTCGCCGCACTGCTGCAGGCCGTTCCCTTCCCGGGTTGA
- a CDS encoding DUF4159 domain-containing protein, which yields MDRRACLRWLAAAASAAALPAWAQAGPRSSRYDFWFTRLQYDSGDWDVDARMPSNLITSLIDYTSLRVDPQERVVALADPRMLEAPFCYLAGHTLVEFNAAERQNFVRYVRNGGFVFVDDCNHDIDGLFATSFEAQMGRLFGPKALQKLPNSHALYRSFFRFPDGPPATSFELNGWGDDLVHDYLKGIEVDGRLGLLYSNKDYGCEWDYDWRNKRFLAEDNTRFGVNIVMYALNN from the coding sequence ATGGATCGACGGGCCTGCCTGCGCTGGTTGGCCGCTGCCGCTTCGGCGGCGGCGCTGCCAGCATGGGCGCAGGCAGGCCCGCGCAGTTCGCGCTACGACTTCTGGTTCACCCGCCTGCAGTACGACTCCGGCGACTGGGACGTGGACGCGCGCATGCCGTCCAACCTGATCACCTCGCTGATCGACTACACCTCCCTGCGGGTGGACCCGCAGGAACGCGTGGTGGCGTTGGCCGACCCACGCATGCTGGAGGCGCCGTTCTGCTACCTGGCCGGGCACACCCTGGTCGAGTTCAACGCCGCCGAACGGCAGAACTTCGTGCGCTACGTGCGCAACGGTGGCTTCGTCTTCGTCGACGACTGCAACCACGATATCGACGGTCTGTTCGCCACCTCGTTCGAAGCGCAGATGGGCCGGCTGTTCGGGCCGAAGGCGCTGCAGAAACTGCCCAACAGCCACGCGCTGTACCGCAGCTTCTTCCGCTTCCCCGACGGCCCGCCCGCGACCAGCTTCGAGCTCAACGGCTGGGGCGATGACCTGGTGCACGACTACCTGAAAGGCATCGAGGTCGATGGCCGGCTCGGTCTGCTCTACAGCAACAAGGACTACGGCTGCGAGTGGGACTACGACTGGCGCAACAAGCGTTTCCTGGCCGAAGACAACACCCGCTTCGGCGTCAACATCGTGATGTACGCATTGAACAATTGA
- a CDS encoding TldD/PmbA family protein, giving the protein MSIFTEAQAKAILDKVIALSKADECTAVLAGSINGNIRFALNNVSTSGIVDNTELAVTVAFGKRVGTASINEFDDAALQRVVRRAEDLARLAPENPEFMPAIGKQTYRPSPTFSESTAAIDPAFRAKVAADSIAPCRGNGLIAAGFLEDGQGFYATANSNGNFGYQRTTNFDYTCTVRTEDGRGSGWVGRNLKDAADFKADQDIRIAMRKATESQEAKALEPGKYTVILEPAAAAGLISFMMNFFSARSADEGRSFLSKKGGGNKLGEQVYDPRVNMHADPWHPDAPVLPWDNEGMPRERIAIIENGKVANLDYSRFWAQKQGKTAKATPGNLLMSGGEKSTAELVRGTQKGILVTRTWYIRMVDPQTVLLTGLTRDGTFYIENGQIKHPVKNFRFNESPVIMLNNIEELGKPVRVAGDESNFVMMIPPMKLRDFTFTSLSDAV; this is encoded by the coding sequence ATGAGTATCTTCACCGAAGCCCAGGCCAAGGCCATCCTCGACAAGGTCATCGCCCTGTCCAAGGCCGATGAGTGCACGGCCGTACTGGCCGGTTCCATCAACGGCAACATCCGTTTCGCCCTGAACAACGTGTCCACCAGCGGCATCGTCGACAACACCGAACTGGCCGTCACCGTGGCCTTCGGCAAGCGCGTGGGTACCGCCTCGATCAACGAGTTCGACGACGCGGCGCTGCAGCGCGTGGTGCGTCGCGCCGAAGACCTGGCCCGCCTGGCCCCGGAAAACCCGGAGTTCATGCCGGCCATCGGCAAGCAGACCTACCGCCCCAGCCCGACCTTCAGCGAATCCACCGCCGCCATCGATCCGGCCTTCCGCGCCAAGGTCGCCGCCGATTCGATCGCGCCGTGCCGTGGCAACGGGCTGATCGCTGCAGGCTTCCTCGAAGACGGCCAGGGCTTCTACGCCACGGCCAACAGCAACGGCAACTTCGGCTACCAGCGCACCACCAACTTTGACTACACCTGCACCGTGCGCACCGAAGACGGCCGTGGTTCGGGCTGGGTGGGTCGCAACCTGAAGGACGCTGCCGACTTCAAGGCCGACCAGGACATCCGCATCGCCATGCGCAAGGCGACCGAGTCGCAGGAAGCCAAGGCACTGGAACCCGGCAAGTACACGGTGATCCTGGAGCCGGCAGCAGCCGCCGGCCTGATCAGCTTCATGATGAACTTCTTCAGCGCACGCTCGGCCGATGAAGGGCGCAGCTTCCTGTCGAAGAAAGGCGGTGGCAACAAGCTGGGCGAGCAGGTCTACGATCCGCGCGTGAACATGCATGCCGACCCGTGGCACCCGGACGCGCCGGTGCTGCCGTGGGACAACGAGGGCATGCCGCGTGAGCGCATCGCCATCATCGAGAACGGCAAGGTCGCCAACCTCGACTACTCGCGCTTCTGGGCACAGAAGCAGGGCAAGACCGCCAAGGCCACGCCCGGCAACCTGCTGATGAGCGGTGGCGAGAAGAGCACCGCCGAACTGGTGCGCGGCACCCAGAAGGGCATCCTGGTCACCCGTACCTGGTACATCCGCATGGTCGATCCGCAGACCGTGCTGCTGACCGGCCTGACCCGCGATGGCACCTTCTACATCGAGAACGGGCAGATCAAGCATCCGGTGAAGAACTTCCGCTTCAACGAATCGCCGGTGATCATGCTCAACAACATCGAAGAGCTGGGCAAGCCGGTGCGCGTGGCCGGTGACGAGTCCAACTTCGTGATGATGATTCCGCCGATGAAGCTGCGCGATTTCACCTTTACTTCGTTGTCCGACGCGGTCTGA
- a CDS encoding TldD/PmbA family protein yields the protein MHRRDFLALTGLTAGGLIVPSFFGKAIAAEQLQSSLDPALKKRLADAALQAARSAGATYCDVRIGRYLRQFVITREDKVQNVVNTESTGVGIRVIVNGAWGFAATNALSTADVARAAQQAAAIAKANAGVQTAPVQLAKAPGVGEVSWKTPIRKNAMEVPIKEKVDLLLDVNAAAMGAGASFVNSMLFLVNEQKYFASTDGSYIDQDVHRIWAPMTITAIDKASGKFRTREGLSAPMGLGYEYLDGAAAGKVLTPNGVVNYSSSYDMKEDAIAAAKQAQEKLKAPSVKPGKYDLILDPSHTWLTIHESIGHPLELDRVLGYEANYAGTSFATLDKREQHFQYGSEHVNIFADKTQPGSLGAVAYDDEGVKCKRWDLISNGKLVDYQTIRDQAHILGKTESDGCCYADSWSSVQFQRMANVSMAPGKSPLSVSDMIKDVENGIYIIGDGSFSIDQQRYNAQFGGQLFYEIKNGKITRMLEDVAYQIRTPEFWNACSAVADERDYRLGGSFFDGKGQPGQVSAVSHGSSTARFNGINVINTARSLG from the coding sequence TTGCACAGACGTGACTTCCTGGCCCTGACCGGGCTTACCGCTGGCGGCCTGATCGTGCCGTCGTTCTTCGGCAAGGCGATCGCCGCCGAGCAGCTGCAGTCCAGCCTCGACCCTGCGCTGAAGAAGCGCCTGGCCGACGCCGCCCTGCAGGCCGCGCGCAGCGCCGGCGCCACCTACTGCGACGTGCGCATCGGCCGCTACCTGCGGCAGTTCGTGATCACCCGCGAGGACAAGGTGCAGAACGTGGTCAACACCGAGTCCACCGGTGTGGGCATCCGCGTGATCGTCAACGGCGCCTGGGGCTTTGCCGCCACCAATGCGCTCAGCACCGCCGACGTGGCCCGTGCCGCGCAGCAGGCCGCGGCGATCGCCAAGGCCAACGCGGGCGTGCAGACCGCGCCGGTGCAGCTGGCCAAGGCGCCGGGCGTGGGCGAGGTCAGCTGGAAGACGCCGATCCGCAAGAATGCGATGGAGGTGCCGATCAAGGAGAAGGTCGACCTGCTGCTGGACGTCAACGCCGCGGCGATGGGCGCCGGCGCCAGCTTCGTCAACTCGATGCTGTTCCTGGTGAACGAGCAGAAGTACTTCGCCTCCACCGACGGTTCCTACATCGACCAGGACGTGCACCGCATCTGGGCACCGATGACGATCACCGCCATCGACAAGGCCAGCGGCAAGTTCCGCACCCGCGAAGGCCTGTCCGCACCGATGGGCCTAGGCTACGAGTACCTCGATGGCGCGGCTGCCGGCAAGGTGCTCACGCCCAATGGCGTGGTCAACTACAGCTCGTCCTACGACATGAAGGAAGATGCCATCGCGGCGGCCAAGCAGGCGCAGGAGAAGCTGAAGGCGCCGTCGGTGAAGCCCGGCAAGTACGACCTGATCCTGGATCCGTCGCACACCTGGCTGACCATCCACGAGTCGATCGGCCACCCGCTGGAGCTGGACCGCGTGCTCGGCTACGAAGCCAACTACGCCGGCACCAGCTTCGCCACCCTGGACAAGCGCGAGCAGCATTTCCAGTACGGCAGCGAGCACGTGAACATCTTTGCCGACAAGACCCAGCCGGGCAGCCTCGGCGCGGTCGCGTACGACGATGAAGGCGTGAAGTGCAAGCGCTGGGACCTGATCAGCAACGGCAAGCTGGTCGACTACCAGACCATCCGCGACCAGGCCCACATCCTCGGCAAGACCGAATCCGATGGCTGCTGCTATGCCGACTCGTGGTCCAGCGTGCAGTTCCAGCGCATGGCCAACGTGTCGATGGCGCCGGGCAAGTCGCCGCTGAGCGTGTCGGACATGATCAAGGACGTGGAGAACGGTATCTACATCATCGGGGATGGTTCGTTCTCGATCGACCAGCAGCGCTACAACGCGCAGTTCGGCGGCCAGCTGTTCTACGAGATCAAGAACGGAAAGATCACCCGCATGCTCGAAGACGTGGCCTACCAGATCCGCACCCCGGAATTCTGGAATGCCTGCAGTGCCGTGGCCGATGAACGCGACTACCGCCTGGGCGGTTCGTTCTTCGATGGCAAGGGCCAGCCCGGCCAGGTTTCGGCGGTCTCGCACGGTTCGTCCACCGCGCGCTTCAACGGCATCAACGTCATCAACACCGCACGCAGCCTCGGCTGA
- a CDS encoding TldD/PmbA family protein — MQRREFLAFSALGLAGLALPHSRLIAAEQLLAPVDPAKRRRLAEVALAAARSAKASYCDVRIGRYLNQSVITREHQVGNVTNRESSGVGVRVIVNGAWGFAATHQQTEAAVRTAVEQATAIARANASIQSRPVQLAPTSAVGEVRWQTPIRRNAMEVPIQDKVELLLALNAAALNAGADYINSTLFLVNEQKYFASSDGSFIDQDIHRIWLPFTATAIDKASGKFRTRAGLSSPMGMGYEFLDGDARGKVQLPGGITAYRDSYDPVEDAIAAARQAREKLKAPSVKPGKYDLVLDPSNLFLTIHENVGHPLELDRVLGYEANYAGTSFATLDKRDAGFRWGSDIVTFFADKTQPGSLGAVGYDDEGVKTQRWDLVRDGILVDYQATRDEAHILGRDASHGCSYADSWSSVQFQRMANVSLAPGRTPLSVEDMIKDVENGIYIHGRGSYSIDQQRYNAQFGGQLYYQIRNGKITGMVEDAAYQIRTPEFWNACTAICDERDFRLGGSFFDGKGQPGQVSAVSHGSSTTRFNGINIINTARSLGA, encoded by the coding sequence GTGCAACGACGTGAGTTCCTGGCATTTTCCGCTCTGGGCCTGGCGGGCCTGGCCCTGCCGCATTCGCGGCTGATCGCCGCCGAGCAGTTGCTGGCCCCGGTCGACCCGGCCAAGCGCCGGCGCCTGGCCGAGGTCGCCCTCGCTGCCGCGCGTTCGGCCAAGGCCAGCTACTGCGACGTGCGCATCGGGCGCTACCTCAACCAGTCGGTGATCACCCGCGAGCACCAGGTCGGCAACGTGACCAACCGCGAATCGTCCGGTGTGGGCGTGCGGGTGATCGTCAACGGTGCGTGGGGTTTCGCCGCCACCCACCAGCAGACCGAAGCGGCGGTGCGCACCGCCGTCGAACAGGCCACCGCCATCGCCCGCGCCAATGCCAGCATCCAGTCCCGCCCGGTGCAGCTGGCGCCCACCTCGGCGGTCGGCGAGGTGCGTTGGCAGACACCCATCCGCCGCAATGCGATGGAAGTGCCGATCCAGGACAAGGTCGAGCTGCTGCTGGCGCTCAATGCGGCCGCACTGAATGCGGGTGCCGACTACATCAATTCCACCCTGTTCCTGGTCAACGAGCAGAAGTACTTCGCTTCCAGCGACGGCTCGTTCATCGACCAGGACATCCACCGTATCTGGCTGCCGTTCACCGCCACCGCCATCGACAAGGCCAGCGGCAAGTTCCGCACCCGCGCCGGCCTGTCCTCGCCGATGGGCATGGGCTACGAGTTCCTTGATGGCGATGCACGCGGCAAGGTGCAGCTGCCCGGTGGCATCACTGCGTACCGTGATTCCTATGACCCGGTCGAGGACGCCATCGCAGCCGCCCGCCAAGCGCGCGAGAAGCTGAAGGCGCCCTCGGTGAAGCCCGGCAAGTACGACCTGGTGCTGGATCCGTCCAACCTGTTCCTCACCATCCACGAGAATGTCGGCCACCCGCTGGAACTGGACCGCGTGCTCGGCTACGAGGCCAACTACGCCGGCACCAGCTTCGCCACCCTGGACAAGCGCGATGCCGGTTTCCGCTGGGGCAGCGACATCGTCACCTTCTTCGCCGACAAGACCCAGCCGGGCAGCCTCGGCGCGGTCGGCTACGACGACGAAGGGGTGAAGACCCAGCGCTGGGACCTGGTGCGCGACGGCATCCTGGTCGACTACCAGGCGACGCGCGATGAGGCCCACATCCTCGGCCGCGACGCCTCGCATGGCTGCAGCTATGCCGACTCGTGGTCCAGCGTGCAGTTCCAGCGCATGGCCAATGTCTCGCTGGCGCCGGGCAGGACGCCGCTCAGCGTGGAGGACATGATCAAGGACGTGGAGAACGGCATATACATCCATGGCCGCGGCTCGTACTCCATCGACCAGCAGCGCTACAACGCGCAGTTTGGCGGCCAGCTGTACTACCAGATCAGGAACGGAAAGATCACCGGCATGGTCGAGGATGCGGCCTACCAGATCCGCACGCCGGAGTTCTGGAACGCCTGCACCGCCATCTGCGATGAACGCGACTTCCGTCTTGGCGGTTCGTTCTTCGACGGCAAGGGCCAGCCCGGCCAGGTGTCGGCGGTCTCGCACGGTTCGTCCACCACCCGTTTCAACGGCATCAACATCATCAACACCGCGCGCAGTCTCGGCGCTTGA
- a CDS encoding DUF938 domain-containing protein, with protein MSSKPYSEACERNREPIAAALDPWMGDRHRVLEIGSGTGQHAAFFAERWPWLRWQPSDHPDHLPGIEAWRAEAALLNLLPPVALQVELPPAPGLSLPEGSTFDAAFSANTLHIMSWEHVQALFAALPPLLRHGALLAVYGPFNYGGRYTSDSNAQFDAWLKARDPRSGIRDSEAVQALAADNGFTRLGDVAMPANNRLLLWRLG; from the coding sequence ATGTCGAGCAAGCCGTATTCAGAAGCCTGCGAACGCAACCGCGAACCGATCGCCGCTGCGCTCGACCCGTGGATGGGAGATCGCCACCGGGTGCTGGAGATCGGTAGCGGCACCGGCCAGCATGCCGCTTTCTTCGCCGAGCGCTGGCCATGGCTGCGCTGGCAGCCCAGCGACCATCCGGATCATCTGCCCGGCATCGAGGCCTGGCGCGCGGAGGCAGCGCTGCTGAACCTGCTGCCACCGGTGGCGCTGCAGGTGGAGCTGCCGCCAGCGCCCGGCCTGAGCTTGCCGGAAGGCAGCACGTTCGACGCTGCATTCAGTGCCAATACCCTGCACATCATGAGCTGGGAGCACGTGCAGGCGTTGTTTGCCGCACTGCCACCCCTGCTGCGCCACGGCGCGTTGCTGGCGGTGTACGGCCCGTTCAACTACGGCGGTCGCTACACCAGCGACAGCAATGCGCAGTTCGATGCGTGGCTGAAGGCGCGTGATCCGCGCAGCGGCATCCGCGATAGCGAAGCGGTGCAGGCGCTGGCCGCCGACAACGGCTTTACCCGCCTGGGGGATGTGGCGATGCCGGCCAACAACCGCCTGCTGCTGTGGCGGTTGGGGTGA